The Gillisia sp. Hel_I_86 genome has a segment encoding these proteins:
- a CDS encoding IS1182 family transposase: MKFIIPKDRKQASLFPVSLDEAIDQENEVRAIDVFVDGLDLEKMGFKVHFPEGGRPAYHPATLLKLFLYGYMNRLRSSRILERECKRNMEMMWLLGQLAPDHNTIANFRKNNPKAIKHVFRATVELAMNFKLIGGRIIAGDSTKLRAQNSKKNNFNEKKIKRHLEYIDNKLDQYNQDLAKADGETEKQEVQKEIRKHAQRRENYTKLKKQLEQTGEEQISTSDGESRHMVLRGNITEVAYNVQSTVDGLHCIPIDYQVTNRNDSKAMGDMIRRSKAILRNNTFTALFDKGYHTGSELETAQKLGIKTMVAIPAPASTAPHPDYNLQNFIYDQQQDQYTCPQGHALKTNGNFYTNHQGKPNQSKFKQYKTKACKGCPVRDLCTRAKNGRLLARNVFAPFYEENRKNMEQEKELYRRRQAIVEHPFGTMKRQWGFDHILTKKGKKRASADVGFIFIAYNLKRIINLIGHKALQEGSNTLFDKILGLIARFYRFLRTSFLFQYNAKFCWHHAIQP; encoded by the coding sequence ATGAAATTCATTATACCCAAAGACCGTAAACAAGCCAGCCTGTTCCCAGTTTCCCTGGATGAAGCCATTGACCAAGAAAACGAAGTCCGAGCCATTGATGTGTTCGTTGATGGCCTCGATCTTGAAAAGATGGGCTTCAAGGTACATTTCCCCGAAGGCGGAAGGCCGGCCTATCATCCAGCAACGCTCCTGAAATTGTTCCTATATGGATATATGAACCGCCTGCGTTCTTCCAGGATCCTCGAGCGCGAGTGCAAACGAAATATGGAGATGATGTGGCTCCTTGGCCAACTTGCCCCCGACCACAACACCATTGCCAATTTCAGAAAAAACAACCCCAAGGCCATCAAACACGTGTTCCGCGCCACGGTGGAACTGGCCATGAACTTCAAACTGATCGGCGGTAGGATCATTGCCGGGGACAGTACCAAACTGCGTGCACAGAACAGTAAAAAGAACAATTTCAACGAAAAGAAGATAAAACGCCACCTGGAATATATCGACAACAAACTCGATCAGTACAACCAGGACCTGGCAAAGGCCGATGGGGAGACTGAAAAACAAGAGGTCCAAAAAGAAATACGAAAGCATGCCCAGCGAAGGGAAAATTATACAAAGCTCAAAAAACAACTGGAGCAGACCGGGGAAGAACAAATTTCAACTTCCGATGGGGAAAGCCGCCATATGGTCCTGCGGGGGAACATTACCGAGGTGGCCTATAACGTACAGTCCACTGTGGACGGCCTGCACTGCATCCCTATTGATTACCAGGTCACCAACCGAAATGACTCCAAGGCCATGGGCGATATGATAAGAAGGTCCAAGGCCATACTCAGGAACAATACCTTTACAGCACTCTTTGACAAAGGCTACCACACAGGATCGGAACTCGAAACCGCTCAAAAGCTCGGTATCAAAACAATGGTGGCCATTCCCGCGCCCGCATCCACGGCACCACACCCGGATTACAACCTACAGAATTTCATTTACGACCAACAACAGGACCAGTATACCTGCCCACAGGGACACGCCCTGAAGACCAACGGCAACTTTTATACAAACCATCAAGGCAAGCCCAACCAAAGTAAGTTCAAACAATACAAAACAAAGGCCTGTAAGGGGTGCCCCGTGCGAGACCTGTGCACCAGGGCAAAAAATGGAAGGCTCCTTGCCCGGAATGTCTTTGCGCCATTCTACGAGGAGAACCGAAAAAACATGGAACAAGAAAAAGAACTCTACCGCCGCAGGCAGGCCATTGTGGAACACCCATTTGGAACCATGAAAAGGCAATGGGGGTTTGACCATATCCTTACCAAAAAAGGAAAGAAAAGGGCCTCTGCAGATGTAGGCTTCATCTTTATTGCCTACAACCTCAAAAGGATCATTAACCTGATAGGCCATAAAGCCCTACAAGAAGGTAGCAATACCTTGTTTGATAAAATTTTGGGCTTAATAGCGCGATTTTACCGCTTTTTAAGAACTAGTTTCCTTTTCCAATATAACGCAAAGTTTTGCTGGCACCATGCCATACAGCCTTAA
- a CDS encoding DUF6624 domain-containing protein, with the protein MSDQYGFVGYDLVGERGSQSFWLVVQHADNNPEFQKKVLEKMKIQVLNENADPVSFGLLTDRVKLNTGQKQVYGSQVTYNWEICQAIPRDLADRENVNKRRSEIGLEPIEEYLNRLSEMHYKMNETIFKKNGLNGPTLYKTE; encoded by the coding sequence ATTTCTGACCAATATGGTTTCGTAGGATATGATTTGGTGGGAGAACGTGGTTCTCAAAGTTTTTGGTTAGTCGTTCAACACGCTGATAATAATCCAGAATTTCAGAAAAAGGTCTTGGAAAAAATGAAAATCCAAGTTTTAAATGAAAATGCGGATCCAGTTAGTTTCGGACTGTTAACTGATAGAGTAAAATTAAATACCGGACAAAAACAAGTCTATGGAAGTCAGGTTACTTATAATTGGGAAATTTGTCAAGCAATACCGAGGGATTTGGCCGATAGGGAAAATGTTAATAAAAGGAGAAGCGAGATTGGTTTAGAACCTATTGAAGAGTATCTAAACAGATTGTCTGAAATGCATTACAAAATGAATGAAACGATATTTAAAAAAAATGGTTTGAACGGACCTACACTTTATAAAACGGAATAA
- a CDS encoding erythromycin esterase family protein — protein sequence MKFYHSILFFLSVVYLQAQELKTLPLSAPETENLDDLKFLDEELKDKRLVSLGELTHMYGNIFEMKIRVIKYLHQELGYSTIAIEAPIYDLYKLNLNTRFDPITFNESIFGVWSNSSEFQELVSYIEKNDINVIGFDSQVMNTESFLTDLFDYCEDKNIKIQLDEEDFAIVTENLLDNYTYESFDIKFPEFEKELKTIQKKINKLKDSEENYYWAQFMKGLLSSARDAYHNEKEILSTYFVDKSLNYRDEQMADNLLSYMSRNPSEKIIAWADNIHIINNMKSETNSIMKEFVPMGSILKKHLKDDVYSLATVHANDSIFQQKEWHKTPIQKPSFEHDLDSLNSPFLFVSSNQEAMKTIKSHRLLSFIDFTESRLDELHDGYIFIKNATISNSKFINRIEEKKSTPKDTVLATIKLKKDLFFLSGKIIDTQTNISIPYANLIMKKEEIYRVSGEDGAFNIPVLNKDVLNNSSISISSMGYETQVIPLKDLPSKIYLRPSMDELESVVIIANRTAKSVLKQAVKQLENNHPIVPFNYYRYSNYLLNKDDEYLIDLDIITKEYDQGYRQQNRLTQRVEQIKWNKQSKRTNLKSVRRIYQYRQNPIRYSNILHRRKYKKFNLSFNKSNKLEDEGLYIISFNTDRNNWNYTNRGYPTTYSGKVYIDKVDFAIVKVVENWETTLNNDDIEKHYRLKQYENKNQLVIKEEYIANFAKDSDQKYYATNYFQRKFIETKDSENLRENVVIELKSSIFDLKKENIEIIDYDHYQNNEVLLNRVKFNETFWRTFKNEFYQN from the coding sequence ATGAAATTTTATCATTCCATTTTATTTTTTCTTTCTGTAGTTTATTTACAAGCTCAGGAATTAAAAACCCTTCCGCTATCTGCACCTGAAACTGAGAATCTAGATGATCTTAAATTCTTGGATGAAGAACTGAAAGATAAGCGTTTGGTGTCGCTCGGAGAACTAACGCATATGTATGGGAATATCTTCGAAATGAAAATACGAGTTATAAAGTATTTACATCAAGAATTAGGTTATTCAACCATAGCAATAGAAGCTCCAATCTACGATCTTTACAAGCTTAATTTAAACACCAGATTTGATCCAATCACTTTTAATGAATCCATATTTGGGGTATGGTCTAATTCTTCTGAGTTTCAAGAGCTTGTTTCATATATCGAAAAAAATGATATTAATGTGATTGGGTTTGACTCCCAAGTAATGAATACTGAGTCTTTTCTTACAGACTTATTTGATTACTGTGAAGATAAAAATATAAAGATTCAGTTGGACGAAGAAGATTTTGCCATTGTTACAGAAAACCTTCTCGATAATTATACTTATGAATCATTTGATATAAAGTTCCCTGAATTTGAGAAGGAATTAAAAACAATTCAGAAAAAAATTAATAAACTAAAGGATTCAGAGGAAAATTACTACTGGGCTCAGTTTATGAAAGGACTTTTATCTTCTGCAAGAGATGCATACCACAATGAAAAAGAAATTTTAAGTACCTATTTTGTTGACAAAAGTCTTAATTATAGAGATGAGCAGATGGCTGATAATTTACTAAGTTATATGTCTAGAAATCCTTCAGAGAAAATTATAGCTTGGGCAGACAATATCCATATTATAAATAACATGAAAAGTGAAACAAATTCTATTATGAAGGAGTTTGTGCCGATGGGTTCAATATTAAAAAAACACCTTAAAGATGATGTATATAGTCTTGCAACCGTTCATGCAAATGACTCAATTTTTCAACAAAAAGAATGGCATAAGACACCGATTCAAAAACCCTCATTCGAACATGATTTAGATTCTTTGAATTCACCCTTTCTATTCGTAAGTTCTAACCAAGAAGCAATGAAAACAATTAAATCTCATAGATTATTGAGTTTTATTGACTTTACAGAAAGCAGATTAGATGAGCTTCATGATGGTTACATTTTTATTAAGAATGCAACCATATCCAATTCAAAATTTATTAATAGAATAGAAGAAAAAAAGAGCACGCCCAAAGACACAGTACTAGCAACTATTAAACTAAAAAAAGATCTATTTTTTCTATCTGGAAAAATTATTGATACCCAGACAAACATTTCTATACCGTATGCGAATTTGATCATGAAGAAGGAAGAAATCTATCGAGTTTCAGGTGAAGATGGAGCATTTAACATACCTGTATTAAATAAAGATGTTCTTAATAATTCTTCTATTTCAATTTCTTCTATGGGTTATGAAACTCAAGTAATACCATTAAAAGATTTACCTTCTAAAATCTATTTAAGGCCAAGTATGGATGAGCTTGAGTCGGTTGTTATAATTGCAAATAGAACAGCCAAATCGGTTTTAAAACAAGCAGTTAAGCAATTAGAAAACAACCACCCAATCGTTCCTTTCAATTATTATAGATATTCTAATTATTTACTAAACAAGGATGATGAGTATTTAATTGATCTAGATATAATTACCAAGGAATACGACCAAGGTTATCGCCAACAAAATAGACTGACCCAACGAGTGGAGCAAATTAAATGGAATAAACAATCTAAAAGAACAAATTTAAAATCAGTAAGACGAATATATCAATATCGCCAAAATCCTATAAGATATTCCAACATTTTACATCGTAGAAAATATAAAAAGTTTAATTTGAGTTTCAATAAATCCAATAAACTAGAAGATGAAGGATTATATATAATATCCTTCAATACAGATAGAAATAATTGGAATTATACCAATCGTGGATATCCTACAACTTATTCTGGTAAAGTTTATATAGATAAAGTTGATTTTGCAATTGTAAAAGTTGTAGAAAATTGGGAAACTACTTTAAACAACGATGATATTGAAAAACATTATAGATTGAAGCAATATGAAAACAAAAATCAGTTAGTAATTAAAGAAGAATACATAGCAAATTTTGCTAAAGATAGTGACCAAAAATATTACGCAACCAACTATTTTCAACGCAAATTTATTGAAACCAAAGATTCTGAAAACCTTAGAGAAAATGTAGTTATAGAATTAAAGTCCTCCATATTTGACCTAAAAAAAGAAAATATAGAAATTATAGATTACGATCATTATCAAAATAACGAAGTATTACTTAATCGAGTAAAATTTAATGAAACGTTCTGGAGAACATTTAAAAATGAATTTTATCAGAATTAA
- a CDS encoding CPBP family intramembrane glutamic endopeptidase, which yields MQKLKLILKDYFGFFILTVSLLIWKFNIVGNGGNDFNGFYPKLSDFGFLGILLPLLCCLFLALNASNALNKNFKENYIKILLFEKAKIKWYVIALLFFPLLYSSSFIIGKLLEFETTENLFTFNITMVNSFLLVLLVAGGSAEFGWRGFLQKELQKKYNPLLTASEIAFFWALWNLPLHYNGIYSTEGFFHFLPRFITTFQLSILFTWLYNKYGFSILAAMILYSMTYTALDTIGRSHIPVIVLGILMMFIFIFDNKMWKRKNYADEIYSNDFKKSSR from the coding sequence GTGCAAAAATTAAAATTAATTCTAAAAGATTATTTTGGTTTTTTCATTCTAACGGTTAGCCTGCTAATTTGGAAATTTAATATCGTGGGAAATGGTGGAAATGATTTCAACGGCTTCTACCCAAAATTAAGCGATTTCGGTTTTCTCGGCATACTATTGCCACTATTGTGCTGTCTGTTTTTAGCGCTCAATGCCAGTAATGCGCTTAATAAAAATTTTAAAGAAAATTACATAAAAATATTACTTTTCGAAAAAGCGAAAATCAAATGGTATGTTATTGCTCTCTTATTTTTTCCGCTCTTATATAGTTCAAGTTTTATCATTGGAAAATTACTGGAATTTGAAACAACAGAAAACTTATTCACTTTTAATATTACCATGGTTAATAGTTTCCTATTAGTCTTATTAGTTGCGGGTGGTTCCGCAGAATTTGGCTGGAGAGGTTTTTTACAAAAGGAACTTCAAAAAAAATATAACCCACTATTGACCGCATCGGAAATTGCCTTTTTTTGGGCTCTTTGGAATTTACCTTTGCATTATAATGGTATATATTCTACTGAAGGCTTCTTCCATTTCTTGCCCAGATTTATAACTACGTTCCAACTGTCTATCTTGTTCACGTGGTTATATAACAAATATGGATTTTCCATTTTGGCGGCTATGATTTTATACAGTATGACATATACTGCCCTTGATACTATCGGAAGGTCACATATACCTGTAATCGTATTAGGAATTCTGATGATGTTCATTTTCATATTTGATAATAAAATGTGGAAACGAAAAAATTATGCTGATGAAATTTATTCGAATGATTTCAAAAAGTCGAGTAGGTAA
- the ltrA gene encoding group II intron reverse transcriptase/maturase: MIFKEKQKSQPIDKRQVMEAFKKVRSNKGASGVDKVSISEVSARPMKYLYPVWNRLASGSYFPKPVREVEIPKADGRIRKLGIPTVQDRTAQMVIREELEQLADKRFSKSSFGYRPNKSAHQAIKQCRENCMAMDWAIDLDIKSFFDEIDHDLMLKALGHFTKEKHIHLYVTRWLKASVQKKDGSVHPRSKGTPQGGVISPLLANIFLDVVFDKWIEQHHPEVKFERYADDIIIHCANFKQALRTLEAVKARFEQCKLQIKKGKSNIVYCKRNQKKHPPFKVHYVTFSFLGFTFKPRMVKGYYGNFHLGFTPAISRQSQKRINQTLFKMKLHRMVHLRLPDLAGIIANKVRGWIHYYGKVRMSELHYVFRFLNMRLAKWVRNKYRRFRRKHWFFAYKWLQETAKQFPNLFVHWQYGFTP; encoded by the coding sequence ATGATTTTCAAAGAGAAACAAAAGTCGCAACCGATAGATAAGCGACAGGTAATGGAAGCCTTTAAGAAGGTACGCAGTAACAAGGGTGCATCGGGTGTCGATAAAGTATCGATTTCCGAAGTGTCCGCTCGCCCTATGAAATACCTTTATCCCGTATGGAACAGGTTAGCGAGTGGAAGTTACTTTCCCAAGCCCGTTCGCGAAGTAGAAATACCCAAAGCAGATGGCAGGATACGGAAACTGGGCATCCCGACGGTACAAGACCGAACGGCTCAAATGGTAATTAGAGAGGAGCTGGAGCAGCTTGCAGATAAGCGGTTCAGCAAAAGTTCCTTTGGCTATCGACCGAACAAATCGGCGCACCAAGCCATAAAGCAATGCAGGGAAAACTGTATGGCGATGGATTGGGCAATAGATTTGGACATCAAGAGTTTTTTTGATGAGATAGACCACGATTTAATGCTCAAAGCATTGGGTCACTTTACCAAAGAGAAGCACATTCACTTGTACGTGACACGTTGGTTAAAAGCCAGTGTCCAAAAGAAAGATGGGAGTGTTCATCCCCGTAGCAAAGGCACACCACAGGGAGGTGTTATAAGCCCATTATTGGCAAACATTTTCCTAGACGTTGTTTTTGACAAATGGATTGAACAGCACCATCCCGAAGTAAAGTTTGAACGATATGCAGATGATATTATCATCCATTGTGCAAACTTCAAACAAGCCCTGCGGACTTTGGAAGCGGTAAAAGCCAGATTTGAGCAATGCAAGTTGCAGATAAAGAAAGGCAAGAGCAATATTGTTTATTGCAAGCGCAACCAAAAGAAGCACCCACCGTTCAAGGTCCACTATGTAACCTTCAGTTTTTTAGGTTTTACATTCAAACCAAGAATGGTAAAGGGCTACTACGGGAACTTTCATTTGGGTTTCACGCCCGCCATCAGCCGCCAAAGTCAAAAGCGAATCAATCAAACCTTGTTCAAGATGAAACTGCACCGTATGGTTCACTTGCGCCTGCCCGATTTGGCAGGCATTATAGCGAACAAAGTACGAGGGTGGATTCATTATTACGGCAAGGTGCGAATGAGCGAACTACATTATGTGTTCCGCTTTTTGAATATGCGACTGGCTAAATGGGTACGCAACAAATATCGGCGATTTAGGCGTAAACATTGGTTCTTTGCCTACAAATGGTTACAGGAGACTGCCAAGCAGTTTCCCAATCTATTTGTGCATTGGCAATATGGTTTTACGCCTTAG
- a CDS encoding DUF6364 family protein, which yields MDKKLTLSLNDNIIETAKHYAKSHNISLSKLIESYLGSLTKKENKKETQITPLVKSLSGVISIDDDFDVKDDYTQYLMEKYK from the coding sequence ATGGATAAAAAATTGACATTAAGTTTAAATGACAATATTATAGAAACTGCAAAACATTACGCAAAATCTCATAATATTAGCCTATCAAAATTAATCGAATCCTATTTAGGTTCTCTGACTAAAAAAGAAAATAAAAAAGAAACCCAAATAACACCGCTGGTTAAAAGTCTTAGTGGAGTTATTTCAATTGATGATGATTTTGATGTGAAAGATGACTACACTCAATATTTAATGGAAAAATATAAATGA
- a CDS encoding type II toxin-antitoxin system VapC family toxin, translating into MKRILIDTNIVIDLLSKRKEFYDDAATLFSLADKKELKLTISSLTFANTNYILTKLNSAKEAREILRKFKVLVELLSLDDKITELALSDESFPDFEDGLQYYSAIENEIDIIITRNKKDFKNSKLPILTTKEYLATI; encoded by the coding sequence ATGAAAAGAATATTGATTGATACAAACATCGTAATAGATCTACTTTCAAAAAGAAAGGAATTTTATGATGATGCTGCAACTTTATTTTCTCTAGCGGATAAAAAAGAACTTAAACTGACAATTTCTTCCTTAACATTTGCAAATACCAATTATATTCTCACGAAATTAAACTCAGCCAAAGAAGCTAGAGAGATTTTGAGAAAATTTAAGGTTCTTGTTGAGTTATTGAGTTTAGATGATAAAATTACAGAATTAGCATTAAGTGATGAAAGTTTTCCAGATTTTGAAGATGGATTACAATACTATTCTGCGATTGAAAATGAAATTGATATTATAATTACACGAAATAAAAAAGATTTTAAAAATTCGAAATTACCAATATTAACAACAAAAGAATATTTAGCTACGATATAA
- a CDS encoding membrane or secreted protein: protein MKKIIILLVFIFFSLGISAQNSIGAWERVHILENGEKVKSVVIISEGYQVMSTFKNNTGEFVSTNGGTWRLIDDTITEIVEFDTSNPERVGMEVNFKVFITDSLMRMEDGNIVFNRIDHGDPGKLQGAWLMSGRIKDGETQFRDTSGPRKTMKILSGTRFQWIAYNTETKQFMGTGGGTYTTVDGEYTENIEFFSRDNSRAGSILKFNYNLIDGNWHHSGLSSKGDPIHEIWSLRE from the coding sequence ATGAAAAAAATCATAATTTTACTCGTTTTCATTTTCTTTTCATTAGGAATTAGCGCCCAAAATTCTATTGGAGCTTGGGAAAGGGTTCATATTTTGGAAAATGGTGAAAAAGTTAAAAGTGTCGTAATTATTTCTGAAGGATATCAGGTAATGAGCACTTTCAAAAATAACACAGGGGAATTTGTAAGCACTAACGGTGGGACATGGAGATTGATTGATGATACAATCACTGAAATTGTGGAATTCGATACAAGTAATCCTGAGAGGGTTGGAATGGAAGTGAACTTTAAGGTTTTTATAACCGACTCTCTTATGCGAATGGAAGATGGGAATATAGTTTTTAATAGAATAGATCACGGAGATCCTGGAAAATTACAAGGCGCTTGGTTAATGTCTGGTAGGATAAAAGATGGGGAAACGCAATTTCGAGATACGAGCGGGCCAAGAAAAACAATGAAAATTTTATCGGGGACTCGTTTTCAATGGATCGCCTATAACACGGAGACCAAACAGTTTATGGGAACCGGCGGGGGAACATACACTACGGTCGATGGAGAATATACTGAAAATATAGAATTCTTTTCTAGGGATAATTCTAGAGCGGGCTCCATCTTAAAGTTCAATTATAATTTAATAGATGGAAATTGGCATCACTCGGGTTTATCAAGTAAAGGAGATCCAATCCATGAAATATGGAGTCTCAGGGAATAA
- a CDS encoding ATP-binding protein gives MRKKNISFSTYKKLIVLTVILTGLFSVLFISLYYYINRHESQVNNDAKEQLDNQVNILFELKSEPLLSTIMDYTFWDDFVDFFNNPDAEWFDGSVATVIDFYDIDYVAVYNLDKELIRSQSTSNIASENYIPPSVFPLINKNRFLKFFILLPEGVMEVMGATVHPSNDPEKTKTEPSGYFVISRLLDKEYLKNLEQISGATVYLSQNDPATNKVGHHEAITATIPLFNWDHKQITRIVFSRPINIHSDIIKNILYLTIIIFFVNLLVILFFFKKWIYKPLSLIKRILGKKDKKALKELKKIPGEFGHIGELFDKNNKQNEALIKAKNKAEEGDRLKMAFLTNLSHEIRTPMNAVLGFSDLLKDPGISKKERLDYIEIIGKSGENLVLIIDDLIEMSKIDSDQIAPNYAPVNLQDTLREIYDSVKITIDKNKQVDFQLDLPKIPFEKEVMVDITKLKQIITNLLTNAIKFTDHGFIKFGYTVDTLKNKLVFTVEDSGQGIHQDDQKLIFDRFSKLEHKSSEFKSGLGLGLAISKAYVEMMGGDLSLQSEFKKGSTFTFTLPLRFDKLNGNVPEISHVNFVESNKKSIGSILVAEDDNINFLLVNKLIKSKNHNVIRAANGLEAVEICLNTPEIDMVLMDIKMPGMNGFEATKKIKTSRPDLPIIAHTAFVSEEIKAEIKEAGFYGYLKKPLQKELLFNIINEILLRIPKN, from the coding sequence ATGCGAAAAAAGAATATTTCTTTTAGCACCTATAAAAAGCTTATTGTTTTAACTGTAATACTAACCGGTCTATTTTCGGTTTTATTCATTTCCCTTTATTACTATATAAATAGGCATGAATCCCAAGTTAACAATGATGCCAAAGAACAATTGGACAATCAAGTTAATATCCTTTTTGAACTTAAATCGGAACCCTTGCTTTCCACCATCATGGATTACACTTTTTGGGATGATTTTGTTGATTTTTTCAATAATCCAGATGCAGAATGGTTTGATGGATCTGTGGCTACGGTAATTGATTTTTATGATATAGATTATGTGGCAGTATATAACTTAGATAAGGAATTGATTAGAAGCCAATCTACCAGTAATATCGCTTCAGAAAACTATATTCCCCCATCTGTATTTCCATTAATTAATAAAAATAGATTCCTGAAATTCTTTATACTGCTTCCCGAAGGAGTGATGGAAGTTATGGGGGCCACGGTACATCCTTCCAACGATCCTGAAAAAACAAAAACTGAACCTTCCGGTTACTTCGTAATTAGCCGACTTTTGGATAAGGAATACCTTAAAAATTTAGAGCAAATTAGCGGTGCAACCGTATATTTATCACAAAACGACCCCGCTACCAACAAGGTTGGCCACCATGAGGCAATTACTGCTACGATCCCTTTATTTAATTGGGACCATAAACAAATTACAAGAATTGTTTTTTCGAGGCCAATCAATATCCATTCTGATATCATCAAGAACATATTATATCTTACTATTATCATATTTTTTGTCAACCTCTTAGTAATCCTATTCTTTTTTAAAAAATGGATATATAAACCCTTGTCTTTAATAAAAAGAATTCTCGGAAAAAAAGATAAAAAAGCACTTAAAGAGTTAAAGAAAATACCTGGGGAATTTGGCCATATTGGGGAGTTATTTGATAAAAACAATAAACAAAATGAAGCGCTTATAAAAGCGAAGAACAAAGCTGAGGAGGGGGACAGATTAAAAATGGCATTTTTAACCAACCTGTCCCACGAAATTAGAACTCCAATGAATGCGGTTTTAGGCTTTTCAGATTTGCTTAAAGACCCTGGTATATCTAAAAAAGAGCGCTTGGATTATATAGAAATCATAGGAAAGAGCGGGGAAAATCTAGTGCTAATTATAGACGATCTTATAGAAATGTCTAAAATTGATTCAGACCAAATAGCACCTAATTATGCTCCCGTAAATTTACAAGATACTCTTAGGGAAATTTATGATTCGGTAAAAATCACCATCGACAAAAACAAGCAGGTTGATTTTCAACTGGACCTTCCCAAAATCCCGTTTGAAAAAGAGGTGATGGTGGATATTACAAAGCTTAAACAGATTATCACCAATTTGCTTACCAATGCTATAAAATTTACAGATCATGGTTTTATAAAGTTTGGCTATACGGTTGATACTTTAAAAAATAAACTGGTTTTTACCGTAGAAGATTCAGGGCAAGGAATTCATCAAGACGATCAGAAGTTGATTTTTGATCGGTTCAGCAAGTTAGAACATAAATCTTCAGAATTTAAAAGCGGATTGGGATTGGGATTGGCCATTTCCAAAGCCTATGTGGAGATGATGGGGGGAGATTTGAGTTTACAATCCGAATTTAAAAAAGGATCCACTTTCACCTTTACATTACCGCTGCGGTTTGACAAATTAAATGGAAATGTCCCTGAAATATCCCATGTTAATTTTGTTGAAAGCAATAAAAAATCAATTGGTTCAATTCTAGTGGCTGAAGATGACAATATCAATTTTTTATTGGTTAATAAACTTATAAAATCCAAAAACCACAATGTTATTCGAGCAGCAAATGGCCTTGAGGCAGTAGAGATATGCTTGAACACACCGGAAATCGATATGGTTTTGATGGATATAAAAATGCCCGGGATGAACGGTTTTGAAGCCACAAAAAAAATTAAAACAAGTAGACCAGACTTGCCCATAATAGCCCATACTGCGTTTGTTTCTGAAGAAATAAAGGCAGAAATCAAAGAAGCAGGTTTTTATGGATATCTTAAAAAACCTTTACAAAAAGAACTCCTGTTTAATATTATAAATGAAATTTTATTGCGCATCCCCAAAAATTAA